The following coding sequences lie in one Klebsiella huaxiensis genomic window:
- a CDS encoding DUF2002 family protein encodes MYLRPDEVARVLEKSGFTMDVVTQKAYGYRRGDDYVYVNREARMGRTALIIHPALKERSTTLSDPASDIKTCDHYEQFPLYLAGDVQQHYGIPHGFSSRMALERFLNGLFGEAQYS; translated from the coding sequence ATGTATTTAAGACCCGATGAGGTGGCGCGTGTTCTTGAAAAATCCGGCTTCACCATGGATGTTGTGACGCAAAAGGCGTATGGATATCGTCGTGGCGATGATTATGTTTATGTGAACCGTGAAGCTCGTATGGGGCGTACCGCGTTAATTATTCATCCTGCGTTAAAAGAACGTAGTACGACGTTGTCGGATCCTGCGTCGGATATTAAAACCTGCGATCATTACGAGCAGTTTCCGTTGTATTTAGCGGGCGATGTCCAGCAGCATTATGGTATTCCGCACGGTTTTAGTTCGCGCATGGCGCTAGAGCGTTTTCTGAATGGCTTATTTGGCGAGGCGCAATATAGTTGA
- the nrdI gene encoding class Ib ribonucleoside-diphosphate reductase assembly flavoprotein NrdI — translation MSLIVYFSSSSENTHRFVQRLGLPAVRIPLNERERIQVDEPYILIVPSYGGGGTAGAVPRQAIRFLNDPHNRQLIRGVIAAGNRNFGDAYGRAGDVIKQKCGVPYLYRFELMGTPQDVDNVRKGVSEFWQRQPQNV, via the coding sequence ATGAGCCTGATCGTCTACTTTTCCAGCAGTTCCGAAAACACGCATCGGTTCGTCCAGCGTCTGGGACTGCCCGCAGTGCGTATTCCGCTTAACGAGCGGGAGCGCATCCAGGTAGACGAACCCTACATTCTCATCGTCCCCAGCTATGGCGGCGGCGGCACGGCGGGCGCGGTTCCGCGACAGGCGATCCGTTTTCTTAACGATCCGCATAATCGCCAGTTGATTCGTGGCGTGATTGCCGCGGGTAACCGTAACTTCGGCGACGCCTATGGCCGCGCTGGCGACGTTATCAAGCAAAAATGCGGCGTACCGTATCTCTACCGTTTTGAGCTGATGGGCACCCCACAAGACGTCGACAACGTGCGTAAAGGAGTAAGCGAATTTTGGCAACGACAACCGCAGAACGTATAG
- a CDS encoding carboxymuconolactone decarboxylase family protein: protein MTTLRQPYNELSPEVYNALVQASIALEKSELGNTLIELIYLRVSQINGCAFCLEMHSKALRKSGVAQNKLDALAGWRVSAHFSDAERAALAWAESVTHIAESHAEDDVYLPLLEHFSARQISDLTFAISLMNAFNRLAVSMRL from the coding sequence ATGACCACACTACGTCAGCCGTACAATGAACTGAGCCCGGAAGTCTATAACGCACTGGTGCAGGCGAGCATTGCACTGGAAAAAAGCGAGCTGGGTAACACGTTGATAGAGCTGATTTATTTGCGGGTGTCGCAAATAAACGGCTGCGCCTTCTGTCTGGAGATGCATAGCAAAGCGCTGCGTAAGTCCGGCGTGGCGCAGAACAAATTAGACGCCCTGGCAGGCTGGCGAGTCAGCGCTCATTTCAGCGATGCTGAGCGCGCGGCGCTGGCGTGGGCTGAATCGGTCACCCATATCGCCGAAAGCCATGCTGAAGATGATGTTTATCTGCCGCTGCTGGAGCATTTTAGCGCCCGACAGATTAGCGATTTGACTTTCGCCATCAGCCTGATGAACGCCTTTAACCGCCTTGCAGTGAGCATGCGCCTGTAA
- the nrdH gene encoding glutaredoxin-like protein NrdH, with amino-acid sequence MRITIYTKNDCVQCHATKRAMETRGFEFDMVNIDHHPEAVDMLREQGFRQLPVVIAGETRWSGFRPDMINRLRPTTSAASV; translated from the coding sequence ATGCGCATTACTATTTACACTAAAAACGACTGCGTGCAATGCCATGCCACCAAACGAGCTATGGAAACCCGCGGGTTTGAATTCGACATGGTCAACATCGACCACCATCCTGAAGCCGTCGATATGCTGCGCGAGCAGGGCTTCCGCCAGCTGCCGGTAGTGATTGCCGGGGAAACTCGCTGGTCCGGCTTCCGCCCGGACATGATTAACCGCCTGCGCCCGACAACCTCAGCGGCCAGCGTATGA
- a CDS encoding DUF883 family protein, with the protein MANRANRNNVEDSAEDIHNDVSQLADTLEEVLKSWGSDAKDEAETARKKAQALLKETRARLNGNNRVQQAARDAVGCARDVAGSADSYVRDKPWQSVGAAAAVGVFIGVLLNLRR; encoded by the coding sequence ATGGCCAATCGAGCAAACCGCAACAACGTAGAAGACAGCGCTGAAGATATTCATAACGATGTCAGCCAATTAGCGGATACGCTGGAAGAGGTGCTGAAATCGTGGGGCAGCGATGCGAAGGACGAAGCCGAGACCGCGCGTAAAAAAGCCCAGGCGCTACTGAAAGAGACTCGCGCTCGCCTTAACGGTAATAATCGCGTACAGCAGGCCGCGCGTGATGCTGTGGGCTGCGCCCGCGATGTAGCCGGAAGCGCTGACAGCTACGTGAGAGACAAACCGTGGCAAAGCGTCGGTGCCGCAGCCGCCGTTGGGGTATTTATTGGCGTATTGCTGAATTTGCGCCGATAA
- a CDS encoding sigma-54-dependent Fis family transcriptional regulator, whose product MRGNPFSLTSEVKASPLLSDSWCRSQRYGLDPATDDFPRLHASELADRLASHHRIQRLTQPVVNGLSGKVSDLQSVVILSDASGLVLQTFGNLDAMQKAQRFALAPGNLWSESGRGTNAIGTALAIDDCCEIDGRQHFLTSNQELYCAAVPLQSPDGQIAGVLDISGPAHYPHTQTLAWVKGAAKQIEYLWVKQSLHPQQWLMSLHPRAEKLDSVEELLLIFTDNVLTAGNRLAMRELSLNAAQFGHITFQQLFPQLQQTAVSVPLPFTAGRQNYYYRLRAPNRTSVTMPERPTINFPFSSQHEGEKLVRLLNAGIGLCIEGETGCGKEYVSRMIHQHSRWHSGKFVAINCAAIPESLIESELFGYQPGAFTGANKNGYIGKIREADGGVLFLDEIGDMPLALQTRLLRILQEKEVTPLGASQSSPVNFAVICATHRNLAQRVDEGTFREDLLYRLREYALTLPPLRAWTELPAFIQQLWRDLGGEKRRVTLTPELCEHLAALPWPGNVRQLQSLMRVLLALTEEGERLGINALPNEYRTQPVALAPRGLQQHDAQLIADTLASYNGNISKAAQALGVARSTLYRRAARRGSHKA is encoded by the coding sequence GTGCGAGGAAATCCGTTTTCCCTGACGTCGGAGGTCAAAGCGAGCCCACTGCTGAGCGATTCCTGGTGTCGCAGCCAACGCTATGGCCTCGACCCCGCCACGGATGACTTTCCTCGTTTGCACGCTAGCGAACTGGCCGACAGGCTTGCCAGCCATCACCGCATACAAAGGCTGACGCAGCCGGTGGTCAATGGGCTATCAGGCAAGGTTAGCGACCTGCAATCGGTGGTGATTCTCTCCGACGCCAGCGGCCTGGTCCTGCAAACCTTCGGCAACCTGGATGCCATGCAGAAGGCACAGCGCTTTGCCTTAGCCCCGGGAAATCTGTGGAGCGAGAGCGGGCGCGGCACCAACGCCATAGGCACCGCGCTGGCGATTGACGACTGCTGCGAAATCGATGGTCGTCAGCATTTCCTGACCAGCAATCAGGAGCTTTATTGCGCCGCCGTGCCGCTGCAAAGCCCCGACGGACAAATTGCAGGCGTGCTGGATATCTCCGGCCCGGCCCACTATCCGCATACCCAGACCCTGGCCTGGGTAAAAGGCGCAGCGAAACAGATAGAATATCTGTGGGTCAAACAGAGCCTGCATCCGCAGCAGTGGCTGATGAGCCTGCATCCCCGGGCCGAAAAACTCGACAGCGTGGAGGAGTTGCTGCTGATTTTTACCGATAATGTGCTGACCGCCGGTAACCGGCTGGCGATGCGCGAACTCAGCCTCAACGCGGCGCAGTTTGGGCACATCACCTTCCAGCAGCTTTTCCCCCAACTTCAGCAAACCGCCGTCAGCGTGCCGCTGCCGTTCACCGCTGGACGCCAGAACTACTATTACCGCTTACGCGCGCCAAATCGCACCAGCGTGACAATGCCAGAGCGGCCAACCATCAACTTCCCCTTCTCCAGCCAACATGAAGGCGAAAAGCTGGTACGCCTGCTTAACGCCGGAATTGGCTTGTGTATTGAAGGGGAGACTGGCTGCGGCAAAGAGTACGTCAGCCGTATGATTCATCAGCACAGCCGCTGGCACAGCGGTAAATTCGTCGCCATCAACTGCGCCGCCATTCCCGAGTCGCTGATTGAGTCCGAGCTGTTTGGCTATCAGCCCGGTGCTTTTACAGGTGCCAACAAAAACGGTTATATCGGCAAGATTCGAGAGGCCGATGGCGGCGTGCTGTTTCTTGATGAGATTGGCGATATGCCATTAGCACTACAGACCCGACTGCTGCGGATCCTTCAGGAGAAAGAAGTAACACCGCTTGGCGCCAGCCAGAGTTCACCTGTCAACTTCGCGGTGATTTGCGCCACTCACCGCAACCTGGCCCAGCGCGTCGACGAAGGTACCTTCCGCGAAGACCTGCTCTATCGACTGCGCGAATATGCCCTGACGCTGCCGCCGCTGCGCGCCTGGACTGAACTACCTGCATTTATACAGCAGTTGTGGCGGGATCTGGGCGGAGAAAAACGACGGGTCACCCTGACACCTGAGCTATGCGAACACCTGGCGGCGCTGCCGTGGCCAGGAAACGTTCGTCAGTTGCAAAGCCTGATGAGGGTACTGCTGGCGCTGACCGAAGAGGGCGAGAGGCTGGGGATCAATGCTCTGCCCAATGAATATCGTACCCAACCCGTCGCTCTCGCACCGCGCGGGCTTCAACAGCATGATGCCCAGTTGATTGCCGACACCCTGGCAAGCTACAACGGCAACATCAGCAAAGCCGCACAGGCGTTAGGTGTGGCGCGCAGTACCTTGTATCGTCGCGCCGCCCGTCGTGGAAGTCATAAAGCATAG
- a CDS encoding ArsR/SmtB family transcription factor, with protein MNTPEQLQTSAGEAAALLKAMSHPSRLLILCMLCETPHTSAGELARITGLSPSATSQHLTRMRDEGLIGSERQAQRIHYFITQPAVQQIVATLKSIYCP; from the coding sequence ATGAATACACCCGAACAGCTACAGACCAGCGCCGGGGAAGCCGCCGCCCTGTTGAAAGCCATGAGTCACCCCAGCAGGCTATTGATTCTGTGCATGCTTTGCGAAACCCCGCACACCAGTGCTGGTGAGCTTGCGCGGATCACCGGCCTGAGCCCTTCGGCAACCTCACAACATCTCACCCGTATGCGAGACGAAGGGCTTATCGGCAGCGAACGCCAGGCGCAGCGAATTCACTACTTCATCACCCAGCCCGCGGTTCAGCAAATCGTCGCTACGCTAAAATCCATCTATTGTCCTTAA
- the alaE gene encoding L-alanine exporter AlaE has product MFSAQSRLRHAVADTFAMVVYCTVVNMMIEIFLSGMSFQQSLSSRLVAIPVNIIIAVPYGFYRDFAMRQARRISPSGWMKNIADVIAYVTFQSPVYVAILLVVGAEWQQIAAAVSSNIVVSMLMGAAYGYFLDYCRRLFRVSPYQQAKA; this is encoded by the coding sequence ATGTTCTCTGCGCAGTCCCGCTTGCGTCACGCGGTAGCAGACACCTTTGCGATGGTGGTTTACTGCACCGTTGTAAACATGATGATCGAAATTTTTCTCTCCGGCATGTCCTTCCAGCAGTCATTATCGTCGCGACTGGTAGCGATTCCGGTGAACATTATTATTGCGGTACCTTACGGTTTTTACCGCGATTTCGCCATGCGCCAGGCGCGTCGCATCAGCCCATCTGGGTGGATGAAGAATATTGCTGATGTAATTGCCTATGTGACATTTCAGTCACCGGTATACGTGGCGATTCTGTTGGTTGTTGGCGCTGAATGGCAGCAAATTGCCGCGGCGGTCAGTTCAAATATCGTGGTATCAATGCTGATGGGTGCGGCGTACGGCTATTTCCTTGATTACTGCCGCCGCCTGTTCCGCGTGAGTCCTTACCAGCAGGCTAAAGCCTGA
- the pdxR gene encoding MocR-like pyridoxine biosynthesis transcription factor PdxR: MHAKKLLHYQRIARQLKSAIESGELMPGGRLPASRVYAQELGVSRATIENAWGELVAQGWLERRGQAGTFVSERLSPQQCAPVQPGAGDEPMAPLPFQLGLPALDLFPRGLWARVMGRRLRTQTRSDLAPGDPCGEMILRRAIVDYLRLSRSIECRPEQVLVTGSYAASMRLILRTLARPGQNMWMEDPGFPLIRPIVSGEGVKINPVPVDDEGMDIAWAQQHYPDAHFALLTPAHQSPLGVALSLARRRQLLQWAAQNDAWIIEDDYDSEFRYHGKPLPPLKSLDAPQRVIYAGAFSKSFFPALRAAWLVVPEPLVAQFREQAALMSCSVPTLWQQALADFIREGHFWRHLKKMRASYAQRRQWLESALREQGFSAVPQLGGIQMVVNVEGDDRQLALRGRQAGLAVQALSDWRIDSQGEKGLLMSFTNLTSAERAIDVVRQLRLALFS; the protein is encoded by the coding sequence ATGCATGCCAAAAAACTCCTGCACTATCAGCGTATTGCCCGACAGCTTAAGTCGGCCATTGAGAGTGGCGAACTGATGCCAGGCGGCAGGCTGCCGGCGAGTCGGGTCTATGCGCAGGAACTCGGTGTGTCGAGGGCGACGATAGAAAACGCCTGGGGTGAGTTGGTGGCGCAGGGCTGGTTGGAGCGGCGCGGGCAGGCGGGGACCTTTGTCAGCGAGCGTCTCAGTCCGCAGCAATGCGCTCCTGTACAGCCTGGTGCGGGCGACGAACCGATGGCACCGCTGCCGTTTCAACTTGGGCTCCCGGCGCTGGATCTGTTTCCTCGCGGGCTGTGGGCGAGGGTGATGGGCCGACGGCTGCGCACGCAAACGCGCTCTGATCTTGCTCCCGGCGATCCATGCGGCGAGATGATCCTGCGCCGGGCCATCGTTGATTATTTACGTCTATCGCGCAGTATTGAGTGTCGGCCTGAGCAGGTGTTGGTAACCGGTAGCTATGCTGCATCAATGCGCCTTATCCTGCGCACCCTGGCCCGACCGGGCCAGAACATGTGGATGGAGGACCCTGGGTTTCCGCTGATCCGACCCATTGTGAGTGGGGAAGGGGTAAAGATAAATCCCGTCCCGGTTGACGATGAGGGGATGGATATCGCCTGGGCGCAGCAGCACTATCCGGATGCGCATTTTGCTCTGCTGACCCCAGCTCACCAAAGCCCGCTCGGTGTTGCGCTATCGCTGGCCAGGCGCAGGCAGCTATTGCAATGGGCGGCGCAGAACGACGCGTGGATTATTGAGGATGACTACGATAGTGAGTTTCGCTATCACGGTAAGCCGCTGCCGCCGTTAAAAAGCCTCGACGCCCCGCAACGGGTCATCTACGCCGGGGCGTTCAGTAAATCATTTTTTCCGGCACTGCGCGCCGCCTGGCTGGTGGTACCGGAACCGCTAGTGGCGCAGTTTCGTGAACAGGCCGCGCTGATGAGCTGTAGCGTGCCGACGCTATGGCAGCAGGCGCTGGCCGATTTTATCCGCGAGGGCCATTTCTGGCGTCATCTGAAGAAAATGCGCGCCAGCTATGCGCAGCGCCGCCAGTGGCTGGAGTCGGCGCTTCGGGAGCAGGGATTTTCGGCGGTTCCCCAACTGGGTGGGATTCAGATGGTGGTTAACGTTGAGGGAGACGATCGTCAGTTGGCCCTGCGCGGCAGGCAAGCCGGTCTGGCGGTGCAGGCGCTGAGCGACTGGCGAATTGATAGTCAGGGGGAGAAGGGACTGCTGATGAGTTTTACCAATCTGACGTCGGCAGAGAGGGCAATCGACGTGGTGCGTCAGCTCAGGTTAGCTCTGTTTTCTTAG
- a CDS encoding undecaprenyl-diphosphatase: MNALETFNQSAFLALNASPGTPDAILSLARFSASGIIFVVPLILLWLWFSGGRQGHRQALFCTLSILTALGLGFICGMLWFHPRPFMISLGHTWISHPADNSFPSDHGTVMFSAAFALLSLRLRAAGLFLLFAALPVAWARIFLGVHFPLDMAGSVLVSACGVCIAKLIWQGAGRRLTSLCEAMSRRIFSWLPPRFTP, encoded by the coding sequence ATGAACGCACTGGAAACCTTCAATCAAAGCGCTTTTTTAGCGCTGAATGCATCGCCCGGCACGCCGGACGCTATCCTCTCATTGGCTCGCTTTTCGGCTAGTGGGATAATCTTTGTGGTGCCGCTCATTTTGCTCTGGCTGTGGTTTTCAGGAGGGCGGCAGGGGCATCGGCAGGCGTTGTTTTGTACCCTGAGCATTTTGACCGCGCTGGGGCTGGGATTTATCTGTGGCATGCTGTGGTTTCACCCGCGGCCGTTTATGATTTCTCTTGGCCATACCTGGATAAGCCATCCGGCGGATAACTCTTTCCCGAGCGACCATGGAACGGTGATGTTTAGCGCTGCTTTTGCACTGCTGTCGCTGCGTTTACGCGCCGCGGGGCTTTTTTTGCTGTTTGCGGCGCTGCCCGTAGCCTGGGCACGAATCTTTCTGGGGGTTCACTTTCCGCTGGATATGGCAGGGTCGGTGCTGGTTTCGGCCTGCGGTGTCTGCATCGCGAAGCTTATCTGGCAGGGCGCTGGACGGCGCTTAACTTCGTTGTGCGAAGCGATGAGCAGGCGGATATTCTCCTGGCTACCGCCGCGCTTCACGCCCTGA
- a CDS encoding rhodanese family protein, producing MTIATLSPTEAQMLIAQGARLIDIRDADEYAREHIPEAELVPLSTLNNGASLHASADETIVFHCQAGSRTQNNAARLAQAAAPAQVKLLAGGIQAWRAAGLPVQEDKSQPLPLMRQVQIAAGVLILLGVALGYSLGSSFFLLSAFVGAGLTFAGVTGFCGMARLLAVMPWNRR from the coding sequence ATGACAATCGCCACTCTTTCCCCTACTGAAGCTCAGATGCTCATCGCCCAGGGTGCACGGCTGATCGACATCCGCGATGCTGATGAGTACGCCCGCGAGCATATCCCTGAAGCTGAACTGGTGCCGCTGAGTACGCTGAACAACGGAGCTTCGCTGCACGCAAGCGCTGACGAAACGATCGTGTTTCACTGCCAGGCGGGCTCGCGTACCCAGAATAATGCCGCTCGTCTGGCGCAAGCTGCCGCTCCGGCACAGGTAAAACTGCTGGCGGGAGGAATTCAGGCGTGGAGAGCTGCGGGGCTGCCGGTGCAAGAGGACAAGTCGCAGCCGCTGCCGCTGATGCGTCAGGTGCAAATCGCCGCGGGCGTGCTGATTTTACTCGGCGTGGCGTTGGGCTATTCCCTCGGCAGCAGCTTTTTCCTGCTCAGCGCATTCGTTGGGGCCGGATTAACCTTCGCCGGAGTGACTGGTTTTTGCGGTATGGCGCGTCTGCTAGCGGTGATGCCGTGGAACCGTCGTTAA